The DNA sequence ACCTATAACATCTAAAGTAGCAATTTTTTGAGCTTTTGCCATACCTACAGATACAACCATCATTACTGCTGCAAATAATACACTTAATTTTTTCATAATTGGTAAATAAATAATTTAATTTGTTTTTAGATTTTTAATTTCAGTAAAAGTTAATTTTAACAATTATTTCTTACTTCTTTTATTAGTTTTTTCTTTCTTTTCTGTTCCTTTTAAAAGAATGTCTAATACTTTATCCGTATAGTCATATCTTTTCTGAAGGAAAATAACACTAATATTATTGCTTTTATCAATAACTATGCCCAATCCATTTTTCTCTGACATGGTTTTCACAGCATTCCAGATTTGATCTTGAAAAGGCTCAACCAGATTTGATCTTAATTTTTTAATTTCTCCATTGGTTCCAAAGCGTAGACTTGTAGTGGATTTAATATTTTTATCAAGATCCGTCACTTCCTTTTCTCTCAGCTTTAGCTGTTCTCCTACCAATAAAACCCTTTCATTTTCAAATGCCGATCTTTTCTTTTCATACTCAGAATTTAAATTCTGTAGTTCTGATTCCCAAGTATCGATCTGCGAATTTAGCCTAGCTTCCGCTTCTTTATATTGTGGAAGCTTGTTCAGGATATATTCTGTATCTACTACTCCAATTTTTTGCGCATTGCTAAAACTGAAAAGCAAAAATAATACAAATGTGAAAATGAACTTAAATTTTTTCATATCATGGATTATAATGATTGGTTCATTAAGAAGTGTGTTTTCCAACCTGAAGGTTGTGATCCATTAATTGGTTTATCGAATCCATAAGCAAAATCAAATCCAATCAAACCAAATGCCCCCATATAAACTCTTACCCCAATACCAACAGATCTTTTCAACTGGAATGGATTATAATTCCCCCATGAATTCCAAACGTTACCTCCTTCTGCAAAAGTTAATGCATAAATTTTAGCTGTTTGATTCAACGAGATCGGATATCTTAATTCTAAAGTAAATCTATTATAGATTGTACCCCCTCCTGTTGGAGTAATATCTCCCTGATTTGGATCTCCTCCATAGTTCGAAGCATTTTCATAACCTCTTAAAGGAATTAATTCTCTACCATCATATCGGCCACCAAAAAGTCCGGTTCCTCCCATATAGAAACGTTCAAAAGGCGGTGCTCCTAACTGTTTGTTGTAGCCATCCATGAATCCCATTTCTGCAGAAGATCTCAATACAAGTTTTCCTGCAATTTCATTATAAACATCAGCTTTGAACTTTATTTTATAAAATTCCATCCACTTATATTTATCCGTTGGACTCATTGTAGAATAATTCTTATTGGTAAACAATGAATATGGTGGAGTAAATTTTGCTGACACTTCAATATTAGAACCCATTGTAGGGAAAATAGGATCTATCCCCGCTGAATTTCGGCTTAGTCCAACATTTAAACTTAAGTTATTAGCTGTACCGTAGTTCTCCTGTGTTCCCCCAAAGTCAAATGGGTAGTTTTTAAAGTCATACTTCTGATACTGAATACCAGTATATAGTGAAAAATAATCATCTGGCCATTTCAATAATCTGTTTAATCCAACAGAAGCCGAGAATATATTTAACCTAGAGGCGTCAGTACTCGTAGTCGTAATTGACGTACTGTATCTAACGATTGAGTTATTGATACTTACTGAAAGTGCAGTAGGTTTGGTTCCAAATAACCATGGTTCAGTAAATGAAACCCCGTAATTCTGGAAGTATTGTCCAGCCTGAGCCTGGATAGATAATGTCTGTCCATCTCCCTGAGGTACCGGTCTGAAATCTTTAAATTTCAAGAAGTTTCTAAGTGAGAAGTTATTAAATGTAAGTCCTAGTGTTCCGATAAAGCTATTTCCTCCATATCCAGCTTGCAGCTGAACCTGTGAAGATCCTTTTTCAACCAGCTTCCAATTAATATCTACAGTATTATCCTGCTGATTAGGCTGAATGTCCTGTCCGATCTGTTGTGGATCAAAGAATGACATTCCCGCTAAATCAAAATATGTTCTTTTAATTTCTGTTTTCTTAAACAATTCTCCTGGTTTTGTTCTCAGTGCTCTAAGAATAACATGGTCATGGGTTGTTGTATTTCCCTGCCATGTAACTCTGTTCCAGGTTGCCTGCTCTCCTTCATTTACCCTGATCTCTAAATTAATAGAATCACCGGATACAGATTTTTCAACGGGAGTTACATTGGAGAAAAGGTAACCGTTATTCATGTATACAGATTTAATATCTGAATCATCTTCTTTACCACCATCTTCTCCGACTTTCTTGTTGAACCCTACAGCATCGTAGATATCTCCTTTCTTATATCCTAAAAGTCTTTGTAAATATTCAGTAGAATATACGGTGTTCCCTGTAAAAGTAACATCTCCGATATAATACTTCTTACCCTCTTTTAATTTTACGTTGATTTCGTAATTATTTCTTTTGTTTCTCCAAACAGAATCAGAAACAATTGCAGCATCTCTATATCCCAAAGAGTTATAGTAGCTGATCAAGCTTTGTTTATCTTCCTGATATTTATCTTCAATAAATTTTGAAGATTTCAAAATACCACCAATACCAAATCTTTTTTGTTTAGTTTCTTTAAAGGCTTTGTTCCTTAGTTTGGAATCACTCACACTTTCATTTCCTTCGAACTCGATGTGATCGATTTTTATTCTTTTACCTTTTTCTACATTGATCGTCCAGTCTACTAAAGCGGGATCGTTCGCATTCACTTTATCCTGAATGGAAATTTTAGCATCTGCAAATCCTTTTTTAATATAATCTTTCGGAACATTCGTTTTAAGGCTTGAAACTAAATTTTGTGTAATTTTAGTTCCGGGCTTAAGGTTATTGTCTTTTGCAAGTTTTTCACTTTTTGATTTCCCAATTCCCTTTCCAGAAAACTTAACTTCTCCCAGTTCTTTTAAGTCCTGTAAGTAAAATTTCAAAACTACTGTTTCTCCTTCAATACTTTGAACATAAACCTCTACTTCAGAAAATGATTGAGTATCCCAAAGTTTTTTGATAGCATTGCTAACTTTTTGTCCTGGTATATCTACACTTTCACCTTTAGATAATCCTGTAAATCTTAAGATTTGCGCAGGCGTATATTTTTTAACCCCATCTACAACAATGTCTTTAAGAACGTAGGTTCCTGTTTGATTTTCTGCATGCACAGGGTTATTCACTTTTGTGCTATCCTGTGGAGTCACCTGTCCATAAAAATGTGCAGAAGCAACAAACATGATGATGGGTAATAGTCTAAACTTCATTTTATCGTAGTCTTTCTTTTTCTTAAAATTTTACTGGATTTTTATTTGCTCACCGGTTAGGCCATATCTTCTTTCTTTGTTTTGATAATCTACAATACATTGAAAGAAAATGTCTTTTGTGAAGTCAGGCCACAGAACATTTAAAAACTGGAGTTCTGCATACGCGATTTGCCAAAGGAGGAAATTACTGATTCTAGTTTCACCACTGGTTCTTATAAGCAAGTCTACAGGTGGGAAATCTTTTGTGTAAAGATAGTTTTCGAATAATTTATTATCGATATTCTCTACTTCTACTTTTCCTTCTTTTACATCAGAACTTATATTTTTCACAGCATTGAGGATCTCATTCTGAGATCCGTAGCTGATAGCCAATACCAGATTTCCTTTTGTGTTTTCTTTTGTTAATTCTACCACTCTCAGTAATTGGTCTTTTACGAGAGGTGGCAGTTTTTCTAAATTACCAATAACATGCATTCTTAAGCCTTTGCTAAAAATTTCTTCAGCTTCTAATAATAATGTTTCTGTAAGTAAATTCATCAGTGTATTTACTTCATTACTCGGCCTATTCCAATTTTCCGAAGAAAATGTATACAATGTTAAATATGGAATATTAACTTCATTACATGCATTAATAGCATTTCTTACCGCATCAATTGCATTTTTGTGACCAAAAGTTCTCTCTTCGCCACGAGATTTAGCCCATCTTCCATTGCCATCCATAATGATAGCAACATGTTGTGGTAAATTCTCTGAATTTATTTTATCTTTAATCAACGACATACTAATTACTCACAATAACATGGAGGTCTTCCGAAGGAGAATGTAAGACCTAGACTAAAGGTATTCATCCAATCCTTAGATTTTGTATCTCCAATGTTTCTTCCATTAATAAATTCCTTTTCTCTTTCTTTGGAAACAGCATAATAATCTCCTGTTTGCAATAAAGATCCTCCGGTTGCAGGACTTAAAATATCTCCGTTATAGGTAGATACTACATCTTTACTTAATATTTTGCTATGATCCAACTGATCTGTTAATGTATATCTAAATGTAGCTTCTGCAAATATTGCCCAGCTATGGTTGAATTTATATTTTAATCCAACTCCAAAAGGGATATGCATGGTTACTTTCTTACCCAGCGAATATTCTGCTTTTGTCGTAAAATCCATTTCATTAATTGGTGCCTGCGCCACTCCATCTTTATCTCTTTTAAAGTCATTGACCAGAGTTGCTTTAGGTGCATCAAACATTAAACCTCCAATACCCCCAAATATATATGGACTCACCATACTTATTTGCTCATTATTCACCGGGAAAAAATTATATTCAAACATTAAGCTCGCCTCATATACATTATTCTTTCCAAATGAATTTCTATTTCTTCTATAATCTTCTTTCGCTGCTTTATCACTAAACTGAACCTGATTATATCCTAAATCTAACCTAACAGTCTGGTAAGGGTTAAAATTAAATCTATAAAGTATACCTCCATAAAATGGGACTCCCCAATCTGATGCTCTGCTTAAATCCAACGGCTTTTGTAAAATATAACTCGTACTTCCTATATCACCCACTAGGTTACTCATACCTAGACGAACTCCCAATTCGTTTCTTTGTGCTTTCACGCCCGCCATTGTTCCAACGACGGCAAGGAAGCTAAATAATAATTTTTTATTCATAAAAGAATATGGATTTATGGTTATTTTAAAATTTAATTTTTGCAAATATAAAACATTTTTATATTAATGATATTCTTAATGTTTAGTTAAAAACAAAGAAAAAAACATAATTTGTTATAAAGTAAACGACAAACTGCCGAAAATATTCTTTTTTTAATAGAATCAATAATCCCGATATACAATAAACCCTCATTAAATGAGGGTTTAATGTTCTATTTTTTATTAAAAATTGACTGGACTTTATTTCTTATTTTAATTAATAAAGGCTCCTTATAATTTTTATCCTCATCAAAGTACCCATATCCATATCCGTAACCATAGCCATATCCGTAACCTTGCTTTATAACATAATCATTATAAACAAGCCCTAAGTTCTCAATTTCATTATTATGATATTTCTCTGTAATCATCTTAAGCATATACTTTTCCGTATACTCGTGACGAACAACATATATATTGGTATCTGAATATTTCATCAATTCGTAAGAATCTGCAACAAGACCTACCGGAGGGGAATCAATAATGATGAAATCGTAGATCTCTTTAAGCTCCTGTAAAAATTGTATGTTCTTCTTACTCATTAACAATTCTGAAGGGTTTGGAGGGATTGGCCCTGAAGTAGCAACATCCAGATTGGGAATCCTTGTTTTGTTAATGATTTGATCAATAGACACTTCGCCTGTTAAATAATTTGAGATCCCATATTTATTATCAATTTTAAAGTCGCCGAAAATTTTTGGCTTTCTAAGGTCCATCCCTAATAAAATTGTCTTTTTATCACTTAATCCAAGAACTGAGGCTAAGTTAATCGAAACATATGTTTTACCTTCTCCTCCGATCGAAGAAGTAATAAGAACGACTTTACTTTTTTCATTTTCTCCGGATAAGAATCTCATATTTGCCCTTATCCCTCTAAATGCCTCAGAAACTGAAGATTTCGGTTGATCTAAGACCGTAAGCATATTATCGTTACTATTATTTCCTACAACTCCAAGTAATGGAATTTTGGTAGCCGATAGCAATTCTTTAATATTTCTTACTTTATTGTCCAGTAGCTCTCCAATTAAAATAAATAATA is a window from the Chryseobacterium sp. T16E-39 genome containing:
- a CDS encoding OmpH family outer membrane protein; translated protein: MKKFKFIFTFVLFLLFSFSNAQKIGVVDTEYILNKLPQYKEAEARLNSQIDTWESELQNLNSEYEKKRSAFENERVLLVGEQLKLREKEVTDLDKNIKSTTSLRFGTNGEIKKLRSNLVEPFQDQIWNAVKTMSEKNGLGIVIDKSNNISVIFLQKRYDYTDKVLDILLKGTEKKEKTNKRSKK
- the bamA gene encoding outer membrane protein assembly factor BamA, which encodes MKFRLLPIIMFVASAHFYGQVTPQDSTKVNNPVHAENQTGTYVLKDIVVDGVKKYTPAQILRFTGLSKGESVDIPGQKVSNAIKKLWDTQSFSEVEVYVQSIEGETVVLKFYLQDLKELGEVKFSGKGIGKSKSEKLAKDNNLKPGTKITQNLVSSLKTNVPKDYIKKGFADAKISIQDKVNANDPALVDWTINVEKGKRIKIDHIEFEGNESVSDSKLRNKAFKETKQKRFGIGGILKSSKFIEDKYQEDKQSLISYYNSLGYRDAAIVSDSVWRNKRNNYEINVKLKEGKKYYIGDVTFTGNTVYSTEYLQRLLGYKKGDIYDAVGFNKKVGEDGGKEDDSDIKSVYMNNGYLFSNVTPVEKSVSGDSINLEIRVNEGEQATWNRVTWQGNTTTHDHVILRALRTKPGELFKKTEIKRTYFDLAGMSFFDPQQIGQDIQPNQQDNTVDINWKLVEKGSSQVQLQAGYGGNSFIGTLGLTFNNFSLRNFLKFKDFRPVPQGDGQTLSIQAQAGQYFQNYGVSFTEPWLFGTKPTALSVSINNSIVRYSTSITTTSTDASRLNIFSASVGLNRLLKWPDDYFSLYTGIQYQKYDFKNYPFDFGGTQENYGTANNLSLNVGLSRNSAGIDPIFPTMGSNIEVSAKFTPPYSLFTNKNYSTMSPTDKYKWMEFYKIKFKADVYNEIAGKLVLRSSAEMGFMDGYNKQLGAPPFERFYMGGTGLFGGRYDGRELIPLRGYENASNYGGDPNQGDITPTGGGTIYNRFTLELRYPISLNQTAKIYALTFAEGGNVWNSWGNYNPFQLKRSVGIGVRVYMGAFGLIGFDFAYGFDKPINGSQPSGWKTHFLMNQSL
- the uppS gene encoding polyprenyl diphosphate synthase; the encoded protein is MSLIKDKINSENLPQHVAIIMDGNGRWAKSRGEERTFGHKNAIDAVRNAINACNEVNIPYLTLYTFSSENWNRPSNEVNTLMNLLTETLLLEAEEIFSKGLRMHVIGNLEKLPPLVKDQLLRVVELTKENTKGNLVLAISYGSQNEILNAVKNISSDVKEGKVEVENIDNKLFENYLYTKDFPPVDLLIRTSGETRISNFLLWQIAYAELQFLNVLWPDFTKDIFFQCIVDYQNKERRYGLTGEQIKIQ
- a CDS encoding DUF6089 family protein — translated: MNKKLLFSFLAVVGTMAGVKAQRNELGVRLGMSNLVGDIGSTSYILQKPLDLSRASDWGVPFYGGILYRFNFNPYQTVRLDLGYNQVQFSDKAAKEDYRRNRNSFGKNNVYEASLMFEYNFFPVNNEQISMVSPYIFGGIGGLMFDAPKATLVNDFKRDKDGVAQAPINEMDFTTKAEYSLGKKVTMHIPFGVGLKYKFNHSWAIFAEATFRYTLTDQLDHSKILSKDVVSTYNGDILSPATGGSLLQTGDYYAVSKEREKEFINGRNIGDTKSKDWMNTFSLGLTFSFGRPPCYCE